The following proteins are encoded in a genomic region of Nicotiana sylvestris chromosome 4, ASM39365v2, whole genome shotgun sequence:
- the LOC104246850 gene encoding protein SENSITIVE TO PROTON RHIZOTOXICITY 1, protein MDPDDSLSEDPWTKPSSSGNELLKIVPSDNHSFTNFNLHAQKWEGSSYLDQQTRIEQQFSGFTQPKHTYQMDQHGNQMNENHDSTSTKDWDPSNLLNNLSFLEQKIHQLQELVHLIVGRRGQTGLQGNDLIVQQQQLITADLTSIIVQLVSTAGSLLPTMKHSLSSVSHAASQLVQFGGVTVPSATCTNGGGLPCNDGGVTKVEDQSNHVDQLRDCGIEQSHAVDGHESKDEDEAEEEENLPPGSYEILQLEKEEILAPHTHFCTICGKGFKRDANLRMHMRGHGDEYKTPAALAKPHKEPSSEPTLIKRYSCPNVGCKRNKEHKKFQPLKTILCVKNHYKRTHCEKAYTCSRCNIKKFSVIADLKTHEKHCGKDKWLCSCGTTFSRKDKLFGHIALFQGHTPAVPLDETKGSAGTSDRGQTSEVTMKARQEDFKVNASHGNEFQDPRDIKSAADDPGSYFSPLNFDTSNLNGFQEFPRPPFDESDSSFSFLLSGSCEYPPHKAAKYMSSTELE, encoded by the coding sequence ATGGATCCTGATGACAGTCTTAGTGAAGATCCTTGGACAAAGCCGTCTTCATCTGGCAATGAATTACTGAAAATTGTGCCCTCAGATAACCATTCATTTACCAATTTCAATCTGCATGCGCAGAAGTGGGAAGGTTCCTCTTATTTGGATCAACAGACCAGGATTGAGCAACAGTTTTCTGGATTTACTCAACCAAAACACACATATCAGATGGATCAACATGGGAATCAGATGAATGAAAATCATGACTCGACCAGCACAAAGGACTGGGATCCAAGTAATTTGCTAAACAACCTTTCGTTTCTCGAGCAAAAGATTCATCAGCTCCAGGAACTAGTGCATTTGATTGTTGGGCGGAGAGGTCAGACTGGGCTTCAGGGAAATGACCTTATAGTTCAGCAGCAACAGTTAATCACAGCGGACCTTACTTCTATTATAGTCCAATTGGTTTCAACTGCAGGAAGTCTTCTTCCAACTATGAAGCACTCACTTTCCTCCGTGAGCCATGCTGCTAGCCAACTTGTGCAGTTTGGTGGCGTCACAGTTCCTTCTGCAACATGTACTAATGGCGGGGGACTGCCATGTAATGATGGTGGTGTTACTAAAGTGGAAGATCAGTCCAACCACGTTGACCAGTTGAGAGATTGTGGAATTGAACAAAGCCATGCTGTTGATGGACATGAATCaaaagatgaagatgaagctGAGGAAGAAGAGAACCTTCCTCCCGGTTCCTATGAGATTCTGCAGTTGGAGAAGGAGGAAATCCTTGCACCACACACTCACTTTTGCACAATTTGTGGCAAGGGATTTAAGAGGGATGCCAATTTGCGGATGCACATGAGAGGTCATGGTGATGAGTACAAGACTCCAGCAGCTCTTGCAAAGCCTCATAAGGAACCAAGCTCCGAGCCAACACTCATCAAAAGGTATTCCTGTCCTAATGTTGGATGCAAGCGCAATAAGGAGCATAAGAAGTTTCAGCCTTTGAAGACCATCTTATGTGTGAAAAACCATTACAAGAGAACCCACTGTGAGAAAGCTTATACTTGCAGTAGATGTAATATAAAGAAATTTTCGGTTATTGCTGATCTTAAAACACATGAAAAGCATTGTGGTAAGGATAAATGGCTTTGTTCCTGCGGAACAACATTTTCTAGGAAAGATAAGCTTTTCGGACACATTGCACTTTTTCAAGGTCATACTCCTGCAGTTCCGCTGGATGAAACTAAAGGATCTGCTGGGACATCTGACCGAGGCCAAACAAGTGAAGTCACCATGAAAGCGCGGcaagaagattttaaggtaaatGCTTCACATGGCAATGAGTTTCAAGATCCTAGGGATATAAAAAGCGCTGCAGATGATCCAGGCAGTTATTTCTCGCCTTTGAACTTTGATACTAGCAATCTTAATGGATTTCAAGAGTTCCCTCGACCACCATTTGATGAGTCAGATAGCTCATTTTCGTTTCTGCTATCTGGATCATGTGAATACCCTCCTCACAAGGCTGCAAAATATATGAGTTCTACTGAACTGGAATAA